In Candidatus Roseilinea sp., one DNA window encodes the following:
- a CDS encoding 16S rRNA methyltransferase — protein MYGDPRLDELVAQVRRSRKYGAISEALVRRIGAAELGKRATLKDAVKATKNKLHQAAGLYFERERPDYATWLRRIVQAPDDATRRAALRAVMAHHASTRERLSILDAFYARVFADIGPVRSVLDLACGLNPLSLPWMPLAPGATYHAVDIYEDLARFLQAALQALGAAVKAEARDVLADCPTDEADVALLLKALPCLEQLDKTAGSAILDTINARHIVVSFPTQTVGGRDVGMRENYAARFEALAASKPWRVERIEFANELVFRVTKPSREAAQSEETKQP, from the coding sequence ATGTATGGCGATCCCCGGCTGGACGAACTGGTGGCGCAGGTGCGCCGTAGCCGCAAATACGGCGCGATCAGCGAGGCGCTCGTGCGGCGCATCGGTGCTGCGGAGCTGGGCAAGCGCGCCACGCTCAAGGACGCCGTGAAGGCGACCAAGAATAAGCTGCACCAAGCGGCCGGCCTGTATTTCGAGCGTGAACGTCCCGACTACGCGACGTGGCTGCGCCGGATCGTCCAAGCGCCCGACGACGCCACGCGGCGGGCGGCCTTGCGCGCCGTCATGGCTCATCACGCCTCGACGCGCGAGCGCTTGTCCATCCTGGATGCGTTCTACGCCCGCGTCTTCGCCGACATCGGCCCGGTGCGTTCGGTGCTCGACCTGGCGTGTGGCTTGAACCCGCTCAGCTTGCCCTGGATGCCACTGGCTCCTGGCGCGACCTATCACGCCGTGGACATCTACGAAGACCTGGCGCGCTTCTTGCAGGCAGCCCTACAGGCGCTCGGCGCGGCGGTCAAAGCCGAAGCCCGCGACGTGCTCGCTGATTGCCCAACCGACGAAGCCGACGTGGCCCTGTTGCTCAAGGCGCTGCCGTGCCTGGAGCAGCTCGACAAGACCGCCGGCTCGGCCATCCTGGATACAATCAATGCGCGCCACATCGTGGTCTCGTTCCCCACGCAAACGGTGGGCGGTCGAGATGTCGGCATGCGTGAAAACTACGCGGCGCGCTTCGAGGCGCTGGCAGCGAGCAAGCCCTGGCGCGTCGAGCGCATCGAGTTTGCCAACGAGCTGGTCTTTCGCGTGACGAAGCCGAGCCGCGAAGCGGCGCAATCTGAAGAGACGAAGCAACCATGA
- a CDS encoding tRNA-guanine transglycosylase, translating to MTPDTTLRLPHGALALPAFLPDATRGVVRAVDSADLETIGIEGVVMSVFHLMQRPGASTVKALGGLHAMTGWQRPIVTDSGGFQAYSLIRQNPKFGSLTDRGLVFRPDGKDKLLLTPEKSVQLQLRFGADVVICLDDCTHPDDGEAEQRESVRRTIAWAKRCKAEFERWLASREVRSDREAESEEAASRPLHLGASSTRPLLFGVIQGGASKELRKACAEALLEIGFDGFGYGGWPLDGEGKLLHDIIAYTRELVPRALPMHALGIGHPDSIVACARMGYDLFDCALPTRDARRGRLMIFNAPPDQTRFDGRWWSYLYIGDDKHIKSSAPISEYCDCPACRRYSRGYLHHLFKVKDTAYLRLATLHNLRFMTQLMAHLRHIIAEG from the coding sequence ATGACACCTGACACCACCCTCCGACTGCCGCACGGCGCGCTGGCGCTGCCGGCCTTCCTGCCCGACGCCACGCGCGGCGTGGTGCGCGCCGTGGACAGCGCCGATCTAGAGACCATCGGCATCGAGGGAGTGGTGATGAGCGTCTTCCACCTGATGCAACGCCCCGGCGCAAGCACGGTGAAGGCGCTCGGCGGCTTGCACGCCATGACCGGCTGGCAGCGCCCCATCGTGACCGACAGCGGCGGCTTTCAGGCCTATTCGCTGATTCGACAGAACCCGAAGTTCGGCTCGCTCACCGACCGCGGCTTGGTCTTCCGTCCCGACGGCAAGGACAAGCTGCTGTTGACGCCGGAGAAGAGCGTGCAACTTCAACTCCGCTTTGGCGCCGATGTCGTCATTTGCTTAGATGATTGCACCCATCCAGACGACGGCGAGGCCGAGCAGCGCGAAAGTGTCCGGCGAACGATCGCATGGGCGAAGCGCTGCAAGGCTGAGTTCGAGCGATGGCTCGCTTCTCGGGAAGTGCGCAGTGACCGAGAAGCAGAGAGCGAGGAAGCAGCGTCACGCCCCTTGCATCTTGGCGCCTCTTCGACCCGGCCGCTGTTGTTTGGAGTAATTCAGGGCGGCGCGTCGAAGGAGCTGCGCAAGGCATGCGCCGAGGCGCTCCTGGAGATCGGCTTCGACGGCTTCGGTTATGGCGGCTGGCCGCTGGACGGCGAAGGCAAGCTGCTGCATGACATCATCGCCTACACGCGCGAACTCGTGCCGCGCGCGCTGCCGATGCACGCGCTGGGCATTGGTCATCCTGATAGCATCGTTGCCTGTGCCCGGATGGGCTACGACCTATTCGACTGCGCCCTGCCCACGCGCGACGCCCGGCGCGGGCGTTTGATGATCTTCAATGCGCCGCCTGACCAAACGCGCTTCGACGGACGGTGGTGGTCCTACCTCTACATCGGCGACGACAAGCACATCAAGTCGAGCGCGCCGATTTCCGAATACTGCGACTGCCCAGCCTGCCGGCGCTACTCGCGCGGCTATCTGCACCATTTATTCAAGGTAAAAGACACCGCCTATTTACGGCTGGCCACATTGCACAACCTGCGCTTCATGACGCAGTTGATGGCGCACCTGAGACACATCATCGCTGAGGGCTGA
- the rsmI gene encoding ribosomal RNA small subunit methyltransferase I, giving the protein MLYLVATPIGNLGDISQRALETLRNADMIASEDTRHTGRLLKHFGIDRPQMSFHEHNERHAAERIIALLREGRAVALVSDAGTPGISDPGFVLVRRCIEEGLPLTMIPGPAAFVMALVLSGLPAHAFTFRGFPPRKPAARRRFLAVDARSPHTLIFYESPHRIAALIADAIAVYGDRRAALANDLTKMFERVDRGRLSELLALVQAASLKGEYVLVIEGAADAEGQSSVTDAEGGEA; this is encoded by the coding sequence ATGCTCTATCTGGTCGCAACCCCCATCGGTAACCTCGGCGACATCAGCCAGCGCGCGCTGGAGACGCTGCGCAACGCCGACATGATCGCCAGCGAGGACACGCGCCATACCGGCCGGCTGCTCAAACATTTCGGCATTGATCGCCCGCAGATGTCCTTTCACGAGCACAACGAGCGACACGCCGCCGAGAGAATCATCGCGCTGCTGCGCGAAGGCCGCGCCGTAGCGCTGGTGAGCGACGCCGGCACGCCGGGCATCAGCGATCCGGGATTCGTGCTGGTGCGGCGCTGCATCGAGGAGGGGCTGCCGCTCACGATGATCCCGGGCCCGGCTGCGTTCGTCATGGCGCTGGTGCTGAGCGGGCTGCCGGCGCATGCGTTTACCTTCCGCGGCTTCCCGCCGCGCAAACCGGCGGCGCGCCGGCGCTTCCTCGCCGTGGACGCACGGTCGCCGCACACGTTGATCTTCTACGAAAGCCCCCATCGCATCGCCGCGCTGATCGCCGATGCGATTGCCGTGTACGGCGACCGGCGCGCGGCGCTGGCCAACGATCTGACCAAGATGTTCGAGCGCGTGGATCGCGGTCGGCTGTCGGAGCTACTGGCGCTTGTGCAAGCAGCATCGCTCAAGGGGGAATACGTGCTGGTGATCGAGGGCGCAGCGGATGCCGAGGGACAATCGAGCGTGACAGATGCAGAAGGTGGGGAGGCGTAA
- the hisB gene encoding imidazoleglycerol-phosphate dehydratase: MARIGKIQRKTNETDVSVYLDLDGTGRADIQTGVGFYDHMLHHVAHHGLFDLTVRATGDLHVDEHHTVEDVAIAFGQALNEALGNRAGIVRMADAWVTMDEALAHVVVDLSGRPYCVFRGAFDASTVGGLSTSLIPHVFESIAVHGRLNLHARVLYGRDDHHKAEALFKALGRALDAATLIDPRRSGVPSTKGVL; this comes from the coding sequence ATGGCGAGGATCGGCAAAATCCAACGCAAGACGAACGAGACCGACGTATCGGTGTATCTCGACCTGGACGGCACCGGACGAGCCGACATCCAAACCGGCGTCGGTTTCTATGACCACATGCTGCACCACGTCGCGCATCACGGCTTGTTCGACCTAACCGTGCGCGCCACCGGCGATCTGCACGTGGACGAACATCACACCGTTGAGGACGTAGCCATCGCGTTCGGCCAGGCGCTGAACGAGGCTCTGGGCAACCGCGCCGGCATCGTGCGCATGGCCGATGCCTGGGTGACGATGGACGAGGCGCTGGCACACGTAGTCGTAGATTTGAGCGGTCGGCCGTATTGCGTCTTCCGTGGCGCGTTCGATGCGTCCACGGTCGGCGGCTTAAGCACCTCGCTCATCCCGCACGTGTTCGAATCCATCGCCGTGCATGGGCGCTTGAACTTGCACGCGCGCGTGCTGTATGGCCGCGATGATCATCACAAGGCCGAAGCACTGTTCAAGGCGCTGGGGCGCGCGCTCGATGCCGCGACGTTGATTGACCCGCGACGCAGCGGCGTCCCTTCGACGAAGGGGGTGCTGTAG
- the hisC gene encoding histidinol-phosphate aminotransferase produces the protein MDVESLINPHLRAMQPYTPIVPFEVLSRRLGRRPEDIVKLDANENPYGPSPRALEAIARASTLHIYPDPDQTALREAIGDYIGVSPDHILCGAGADEVIDLIARAFVQPGDGIIDLPPTFGMYRWVADVVSAAYIAVPRRADFSVDVEAVQALVTSNSATTDPAPPVTNCKLLFVADPNNPDGSTICDEQLRALLALPVVVVLDEAYVDFSARPSRARWVPAHDNLIVLRTFSKLAGMAGLRVGYGVFPLPIIKHLWKIKQPYTPNVAGAVAAIAALSDREYLRENVQRLVAERQRMSERLERFSWLHVFPSEANFVLCRVDEDAPVNGGEAGQPAARRLKRALERHGVLVRYFDRDGLRDCVRISVGRPDQTDRLIAALAALSE, from the coding sequence ATGGACGTTGAATCCCTGATCAACCCTCACCTGCGGGCGATGCAGCCCTACACGCCCATCGTCCCGTTCGAGGTGCTCTCGCGCCGGCTGGGCCGGCGTCCTGAAGACATCGTCAAGCTGGACGCCAACGAGAACCCCTACGGGCCATCGCCGCGCGCGCTGGAGGCGATTGCCCGCGCGAGCACGCTACACATCTACCCCGACCCGGATCAAACGGCGCTGCGCGAGGCGATCGGCGACTATATCGGCGTCTCGCCTGATCACATCCTGTGCGGCGCCGGCGCAGACGAGGTGATTGACTTGATCGCGCGCGCCTTCGTTCAGCCGGGCGACGGGATCATTGACCTGCCGCCGACGTTCGGCATGTACCGCTGGGTGGCCGACGTCGTGAGCGCGGCCTACATCGCCGTGCCGCGCCGCGCGGACTTTTCGGTGGATGTGGAGGCGGTGCAGGCATTAGTAACAAGTAATTCGGCGACCACTGACCCGGCGCCCCCGGTTACCAACTGCAAATTACTGTTTGTCGCCGACCCCAACAACCCCGACGGCTCGACGATCTGCGATGAGCAATTGCGCGCGCTGCTGGCGTTGCCGGTCGTGGTGGTGCTGGACGAGGCATACGTGGACTTCAGCGCGCGCCCCAGCCGGGCGCGCTGGGTGCCGGCGCACGATAACCTGATCGTGCTGCGCACGTTCAGCAAGCTGGCCGGCATGGCCGGCCTGCGCGTGGGCTACGGCGTCTTCCCCCTTCCGATCATCAAGCACCTGTGGAAGATCAAACAGCCCTACACGCCCAACGTGGCCGGCGCGGTTGCGGCCATCGCCGCGCTGAGCGACCGCGAGTATTTGCGCGAGAACGTGCAGCGGCTGGTGGCCGAGCGTCAGCGCATGAGTGAGCGGCTCGAGCGGTTCAGCTGGCTGCATGTCTTCCCCAGCGAGGCCAACTTCGTGTTGTGCCGTGTGGATGAGGATGCGCCGGTGAACGGCGGCGAAGCCGGCCAACCGGCAGCGCGGCGACTGAAGCGCGCCTTGGAACGGCACGGCGTGCTGGTGCGCTACTTCGACCGCGATGGCCTGCGCGACTGCGTGCGCATCAGCGTCGGCCGGCCCGATCAGACCGACCGGCTGATCGCCGCGCTCGCGGCCTTGAGCGAGTAA
- a CDS encoding membrane protein: protein MIGLSALCEVVYFLLLGGAYTGGQLSLMYPISRGSTPVFTTLIAVTLIGERVSALGLAGIALVVGGIYILHLRNFRRAGWREPFSALRERTSQFALLSGLAVAGYSTVDKLGVAHVDPPVYMFLVFGLTMTLLAPYLLLCKRDAMCAEWRSNWRSILLTGATLAVGYLLILFILTTNKVSYATSVRGASVVFGAWLGAFVLKEGMGDKKILGALVIFAGIICIGLAA from the coding sequence TTGATTGGGCTGTCGGCGCTATGCGAAGTCGTCTACTTCCTGCTGCTCGGCGGCGCATACACCGGCGGCCAGCTCTCGTTGATGTATCCGATTTCGCGCGGCTCGACACCGGTGTTCACGACGCTGATTGCCGTGACGCTGATCGGCGAGCGGGTGTCTGCGCTGGGATTGGCGGGCATCGCACTCGTCGTCGGCGGCATCTACATCCTGCACCTGCGCAACTTTCGCCGCGCAGGATGGCGCGAGCCGTTCAGCGCGCTGCGCGAGCGGACGTCGCAGTTTGCCTTGCTGAGCGGGTTGGCCGTGGCCGGCTATTCGACGGTGGACAAGCTGGGCGTCGCACATGTGGATCCGCCCGTGTATATGTTCCTCGTCTTCGGCCTGACGATGACGCTGCTGGCGCCGTATCTGCTGTTGTGCAAGCGCGACGCCATGTGCGCCGAATGGCGGAGCAACTGGCGCTCTATCCTGCTCACGGGTGCCACGCTCGCCGTCGGCTACTTGCTCATCCTGTTCATCCTGACCACGAACAAGGTGAGCTATGCCACTTCGGTGCGCGGCGCGTCTGTGGTATTTGGGGCATGGCTCGGCGCATTCGTCCTCAAAGAAGGCATGGGCGACAAAAAGATCCTCGGCGCGCTCGTCATCTTCGCGGGTATCATTTGCATCGGATTAGCAGCATGA
- the hisG gene encoding ATP phosphoribosyltransferase, producing MARSDIRLALPSKGRLQQATLDFLAHCGFDVKQSAMRGYIGYIAALPQVTVLFQRPRDIVVSVAGGGVDFGITGYDVIVDANAGDAVRVLHDALGYGKCRVVIAVPEAWTDVQTMADLAAKTRTMAQPLRVVTKYHHLTREFLRKHNVEPFALIDAEGSLEVVPEIGYADIIVDIAETGATLQQNRLRVIEDGVILHTQASLVANSASLQRPEVMDVAVELLEYFEAHQRAEGYFMIWANVRGRSLEDVGRTITMHTTLGGLQGPTIAPIYPNPHSAAANPGAHWFAVNIVVGRNELTDAIEQLRAIGGSGVVVTPTTYIFEEQPSRVAALRAFCRSLK from the coding sequence ATGGCACGCAGTGACATTCGTCTTGCCCTGCCGTCCAAAGGGCGGCTGCAGCAAGCCACGCTGGACTTTCTAGCGCATTGTGGCTTCGATGTGAAGCAATCGGCGATGCGCGGCTACATCGGCTACATCGCGGCGTTGCCGCAGGTGACCGTGCTTTTCCAGCGCCCGCGCGACATCGTGGTGAGCGTGGCCGGCGGCGGCGTGGACTTTGGCATCACCGGCTACGATGTGATCGTGGACGCGAACGCCGGCGACGCCGTGCGCGTGTTGCATGATGCGCTCGGCTACGGCAAGTGCCGCGTGGTCATTGCTGTGCCGGAGGCGTGGACAGACGTGCAGACGATGGCCGACTTGGCTGCCAAGACGCGCACGATGGCGCAGCCGCTGCGCGTGGTGACCAAATACCACCACCTCACGCGCGAGTTCCTGCGCAAGCACAACGTCGAGCCATTCGCCCTGATTGACGCCGAGGGGTCGTTGGAGGTCGTGCCGGAGATCGGCTACGCCGACATCATCGTGGACATCGCCGAGACCGGTGCGACGCTGCAGCAGAATCGGCTGCGGGTGATCGAAGACGGCGTCATCCTACACACGCAGGCCAGCTTGGTCGCCAACAGCGCCTCCCTTCAGCGGCCGGAGGTGATGGATGTTGCCGTCGAGCTGCTGGAATACTTCGAAGCGCACCAGCGCGCCGAGGGTTACTTCATGATCTGGGCCAACGTGCGCGGTCGGTCGCTAGAGGACGTGGGACGCACGATCACCATGCACACCACGTTGGGCGGGCTACAGGGGCCGACCATCGCGCCGATCTACCCCAACCCGCACAGCGCCGCCGCCAACCCCGGCGCACATTGGTTCGCCGTGAACATCGTCGTCGGGCGCAACGAGCTAACCGATGCGATCGAACAACTGCGCGCGATCGGCGGCAGCGGCGTAGTCGTCACCCCCACGACTTACATCTTCGAAGAGCAGCCCAGCCGCGTCGCCGCGCTGCGCGCGTTTTGCCGGTCGCTGAAGTGA
- the sucC gene encoding succinate--CoA ligase [ADP-forming] subunit beta — MKLHEYQSKQIFGRFGIPVPQGIVAENATEARNAAREIGLPVVIKAQVLVGGRGKAGGVKVARTLEEVEEKAEQILALNIKGLPVRKVLIDPAADIQSEIYLGVVIDRARRRAVLMASAAGGVDIEEVAATTPEKIVRVPIDPFIGLPDYLARDVAVAIGLPREHWGDFVKIAKGLAAAFVANDASLAEINPLAIVSTDGSAKLMALDGKMVIDDNALFRHPELAALRDPDEESEAERKARNADLSFVSLDGNIGCLVNGAGLAMATLDIIQHFGGKPANFLDVAGGARADKVAAALRIVLSDPNVKVVMFNIFGGITRCDEVARGIVQAMEEVKPKVPMVARITGTNKEEGDRILASANLITANSAAEAAQKAVALARS; from the coding sequence ATGAAACTCCACGAATACCAATCCAAGCAGATCTTCGGCCGATTCGGCATTCCGGTGCCGCAGGGCATCGTGGCCGAGAACGCCACCGAGGCGCGCAACGCGGCGCGTGAGATCGGCCTGCCGGTCGTCATCAAAGCTCAGGTGCTGGTGGGTGGGCGCGGCAAAGCCGGCGGCGTCAAGGTCGCTCGCACGCTGGAAGAAGTCGAAGAGAAAGCCGAGCAGATCCTTGCCCTGAACATCAAGGGGCTGCCGGTGCGCAAGGTGTTGATTGACCCTGCTGCCGACATCCAGAGTGAAATCTACCTGGGGGTGGTGATAGACCGCGCGCGACGCCGCGCCGTGTTGATGGCCAGTGCCGCCGGCGGCGTGGACATTGAAGAGGTCGCTGCGACGACGCCGGAGAAGATCGTCCGCGTGCCCATTGATCCCTTCATCGGCCTGCCGGACTATCTGGCGCGCGACGTGGCCGTCGCGATCGGTCTGCCGCGCGAACACTGGGGCGACTTCGTCAAGATCGCCAAGGGCCTGGCTGCAGCCTTCGTCGCCAACGACGCATCGCTGGCCGAGATCAACCCGCTCGCCATCGTGAGCACGGACGGCAGCGCGAAGCTGATGGCGCTGGACGGCAAGATGGTGATTGACGACAACGCGCTCTTCCGCCACCCCGAGTTGGCAGCGCTGCGCGACCCCGACGAGGAAAGCGAGGCCGAGCGCAAGGCGCGCAACGCCGACCTCAGCTTCGTCTCGCTCGATGGCAACATCGGTTGCCTGGTCAACGGCGCCGGCTTGGCCATGGCGACGCTCGACATCATCCAACATTTCGGCGGCAAGCCGGCCAATTTCCTGGACGTGGCCGGGGGCGCGCGCGCCGACAAAGTCGCCGCTGCCTTGCGCATCGTGCTCTCCGATCCCAACGTCAAAGTGGTGATGTTCAACATCTTCGGCGGCATCACCCGCTGCGACGAAGTGGCACGCGGCATCGTGCAGGCGATGGAAGAGGTCAAGCCCAAGGTGCCGATGGTGGCGCGCATCACCGGCACCAACAAAGAAGAAGGCGATCGCATCCTGGCCAGCGCCAACCTGATCACGGCGAACAGCGCCGCCGAAGCAGCGCAGAAGGCCGTCGCGCTGGCGCGCTCGTAA